A section of the Akkermansia muciniphila genome encodes:
- a CDS encoding SWIM zinc finger family protein produces MDDEKPLKRADLRKRAEEKAAELAAEGMELHPVTASGRNLAKKFWGKEWMKSLAACEVYGMRLAPGRAYLRYGCVLDVKAAPGRIDALVMGEHLYEVCVHAAPPDEEALARLRARCAGHIGSWIDLLKGNLSPELLEILCDPEGGLFPAPEEWRFSCSCPDWADLCKHASAVLYAFGVMLDEQPELLFTLRGMDASALIPKAPEAVPGGEDALDKDAGSLSDMFGIRLD; encoded by the coding sequence ATGGATGATGAAAAGCCCCTGAAACGGGCGGATTTGCGGAAACGCGCTGAGGAGAAGGCGGCGGAACTGGCTGCGGAGGGGATGGAGCTGCATCCCGTGACGGCTTCCGGGCGAAATCTGGCGAAAAAGTTCTGGGGAAAGGAATGGATGAAAAGCTTGGCCGCGTGCGAGGTGTACGGCATGCGGCTGGCCCCCGGGCGCGCCTACTTGCGCTATGGCTGCGTTCTGGATGTGAAAGCGGCCCCTGGCCGCATTGACGCGCTGGTGATGGGGGAGCATTTGTATGAGGTCTGCGTGCATGCCGCCCCTCCTGATGAAGAGGCGCTTGCCCGGCTGCGTGCGCGGTGCGCCGGGCATATCGGTTCCTGGATTGACTTGCTGAAGGGGAACCTTTCCCCGGAGCTGTTGGAAATCCTGTGCGATCCGGAGGGCGGCCTGTTCCCCGCGCCGGAAGAGTGGCGTTTTTCCTGTTCCTGCCCGGATTGGGCGGATTTGTGCAAGCATGCGTCCGCGGTCCTGTATGCCTTCGGCGTGATGCTGGACGAACAGCCGGAACTGCTGTTCACCCTGCGCGGAATGGACGCCTCCGCCCTGATTCCGAAGGCTCCGGAAGCCGTTCCCGGCGGAGAAGACGCGCTGGACAAGGATGCCGGGTCCCTGTCGGACATGTTCGGCATCAGGCTGGATTGA
- the argH gene encoding argininosuccinate lyase, which produces MWKGRFSKPTADLVQRYGESVSYDWRLFRQDIAGSIAHARAQLKAGLLTQEEFNAIEAGLQDILKDIEAGNFTWSRELEDVHMNIESELTRRIGAPGAKLHTARSRNDQVATDTRLYCRAEIDEILEKVRHLQRALVMKAKEYADAMMPGYTHLQRAQPVTMGHHLLAYVEMLNRDADRLTDCRRRLNVSPLGSGAIAGSTICLDRRGIASELGFDAVTENSMDAIADRDYIMETLFDLAVIGAHLSRMSEDVILWCTAEFGFATLSDAHTTGSSLMPQKKNPDVAELTRGKTGRLYGNLTAVMVAVKGLPLTYNRDLQEDKEPLFDSIDTIKLALDVNAEMMAAMTVNTARALEAASDPMLLATDLADYLVRRGVPFRKAHELVGKAVAMSISTGTPLNQLSDEQFASISDAYGTDARDVFELTKAFAQRTNPGAPNSENTRRRIAYWEDILSK; this is translated from the coding sequence ATGTGGAAAGGCAGATTTTCTAAACCCACCGCTGATCTGGTTCAACGCTACGGCGAATCCGTCTCCTACGACTGGAGGCTCTTCCGCCAGGACATTGCCGGATCCATCGCCCATGCGCGGGCACAGCTCAAGGCAGGCCTGCTCACGCAGGAGGAGTTCAACGCCATTGAAGCCGGGCTTCAGGACATCCTGAAGGACATTGAAGCCGGGAACTTCACCTGGAGCCGTGAGCTGGAAGACGTGCACATGAACATTGAAAGCGAGCTGACCCGCCGCATCGGCGCGCCGGGTGCCAAGCTGCATACCGCACGCTCCCGCAACGACCAGGTGGCTACGGACACACGGCTTTACTGCCGGGCGGAGATTGATGAAATCCTGGAAAAAGTGCGCCATTTGCAGCGCGCGCTGGTCATGAAGGCGAAGGAGTATGCGGACGCCATGATGCCGGGCTATACCCACCTGCAGCGCGCCCAGCCCGTCACGATGGGCCACCATTTGCTGGCTTACGTGGAAATGCTGAACCGGGACGCGGACCGCCTCACGGACTGCCGCAGGCGCCTGAACGTTTCCCCGCTGGGTTCCGGAGCCATCGCCGGCTCCACCATCTGCCTGGACCGCCGCGGAATTGCCTCAGAACTGGGCTTTGACGCCGTGACGGAGAATTCCATGGATGCCATTGCCGACCGGGATTACATCATGGAAACCCTCTTTGACCTGGCCGTGATCGGCGCCCACCTCTCCCGCATGAGCGAGGACGTCATCCTGTGGTGCACGGCGGAATTCGGCTTCGCCACCCTGTCGGACGCCCATACCACGGGCTCCTCCCTGATGCCCCAGAAGAAAAATCCGGACGTCGCCGAACTTACCCGCGGCAAGACGGGACGCCTGTACGGCAACCTTACTGCCGTGATGGTGGCCGTCAAGGGGCTGCCCCTGACCTACAACCGCGATCTCCAGGAAGACAAGGAACCCCTGTTCGATTCCATTGACACGATCAAGCTGGCCCTGGACGTCAACGCGGAGATGATGGCCGCCATGACGGTCAACACGGCCCGGGCCCTGGAAGCGGCTTCCGATCCCATGCTGCTGGCTACGGACCTGGCGGATTACCTGGTGCGCCGCGGCGTTCCCTTCCGGAAGGCTCACGAACTGGTCGGAAAAGCCGTCGCCATGAGCATTTCCACGGGTACGCCCCTCAACCAGTTGAGCGATGAACAGTTCGCCTCCATTTCAGACGCGTACGGAACCGACGCGCGCGACGTATTTGAATTGACAAAAGCCTTCGCCCAGCGTACCAACCCGGGGGCTCCCAATTCCGAGAATACCCGCCGCCGCATCGCCTACTGGGAAGACATTCTTTCCAAATAA
- the eno gene encoding phosphopyruvate hydratase has product MKEMRIAKITGREILDSRGNPTIEADVYLEGGATGTAGVPSGASTGEHEAWELRDGDTARYQGKGVTKAVDNIRNVIAPALIGLEATEQTTADALMSSLDGTFNKAKLGANAILGVSLALAKAAAAQLQQPLYRYLGGPNAKVLPVPMMNIINGGAHSDAPIDFQEFMIVPSGAPTFREALRYGAEVFHALKSVLHSRGLSTAVGDEGGFAPRLNSAEDALDCIAQAVDKAGYRFGEDISIALDVASSEFYDPESGLYVFKKSDGSRRTAAELTDYYVELKKKYPIVSIEDGCAENDWDGWKILTEKLGKSTQLVGDDLFVTNVEFLRKGIHLGVGNSILVKVNQIGSLTETLDAVELAMGNRYTAVISHRSGETEDATIADIAVGTNAGQIKTGSLSRSDRMAKYNRLLRIEEELGESARYGNGFGLF; this is encoded by the coding sequence ATGAAAGAAATGCGCATCGCAAAAATAACAGGGCGTGAAATTCTGGATTCACGCGGCAACCCCACCATTGAGGCGGACGTTTATCTGGAAGGCGGAGCCACAGGCACAGCGGGCGTCCCCAGCGGAGCTTCCACCGGGGAACATGAAGCCTGGGAACTCAGGGACGGCGATACGGCCCGGTACCAGGGCAAAGGCGTCACCAAAGCCGTGGACAATATCCGCAACGTCATCGCCCCGGCCCTGATCGGCCTGGAAGCGACGGAACAAACCACGGCGGACGCCCTCATGAGCTCCCTGGACGGCACCTTCAACAAGGCCAAACTGGGAGCCAACGCCATTCTGGGCGTTTCCCTGGCGCTTGCCAAGGCGGCGGCGGCTCAGCTGCAACAGCCCCTGTACCGCTACCTGGGAGGCCCGAACGCCAAGGTTCTGCCCGTCCCCATGATGAACATCATCAACGGCGGCGCCCACTCCGACGCGCCCATCGACTTCCAGGAATTCATGATCGTTCCGTCCGGCGCGCCCACTTTCCGGGAAGCCCTGCGCTATGGCGCGGAAGTCTTTCATGCCCTGAAATCCGTCCTGCACAGCCGCGGCCTTTCCACCGCCGTGGGTGATGAAGGCGGCTTCGCCCCCAGGCTGAACTCCGCGGAAGACGCGCTGGACTGCATCGCCCAGGCCGTGGACAAGGCCGGCTACCGGTTCGGGGAAGACATTTCCATTGCCCTGGACGTGGCTTCCTCCGAATTCTACGATCCGGAATCCGGACTGTACGTTTTCAAGAAGTCCGACGGCAGCCGCAGAACCGCCGCGGAACTGACGGATTACTACGTGGAACTGAAGAAGAAATACCCCATCGTCTCCATTGAGGATGGCTGTGCGGAAAACGACTGGGACGGCTGGAAAATCCTGACGGAAAAACTGGGCAAAAGCACCCAGCTCGTCGGGGACGACCTCTTCGTCACCAACGTTGAATTCCTCAGAAAAGGCATTCATCTGGGCGTGGGCAACTCCATTCTGGTGAAGGTAAACCAGATCGGCTCCCTGACGGAGACGCTGGATGCCGTGGAGCTGGCCATGGGCAACCGCTACACCGCCGTTATTTCCCACCGCTCCGGGGAAACGGAAGACGCCACCATCGCGGACATCGCCGTGGGGACCAACGCCGGCCAGATCAAGACCGGCTCCCTGAGCCGTTCCGACCGCATGGCCAAATACAACCGCCTTCTCCGGATTGAGGAGGAACTGGGGGAATCCGCCCGCTACGGCAACGGATTCGGCCTGTTCTGA
- a CDS encoding ArsR/SmtB family transcription factor has product MSDCSCTSSFRPVHSVKELEPLAGVFKALGHPVRLMIVEMLLDGERCVCELQKDSGRDMSTVSSHLNVLKNSRIVSCEQRGKNVYYSLCCPCLSSVLSCLQESPALKG; this is encoded by the coding sequence ATGTCCGATTGTTCCTGCACCTCTTCATTCCGTCCGGTTCACTCCGTCAAGGAGCTGGAACCTCTTGCCGGTGTTTTCAAGGCGCTGGGGCATCCCGTGCGCCTCATGATTGTGGAGATGCTTCTGGATGGAGAACGCTGCGTCTGCGAACTGCAGAAGGATTCCGGACGTGACATGTCTACCGTTTCCAGCCATTTGAACGTGTTGAAGAACAGCCGGATCGTGTCCTGTGAGCAGCGGGGGAAAAATGTGTATTATTCCCTGTGCTGCCCCTGCCTCAGCAGCGTGCTGTCGTGTTTGCAGGAAAGCCCGGCGTTAAAGGGATAA
- a CDS encoding deoxyribonuclease IV, producing MLYIGCHLSSAKGYEAMGRVALSIGANTFQFFSRNPRGSKAKAIDEPDIARFLKLAEDNGFGTLLAHAPYTLNPCSADPKVTRFAAQVLREDLELMEYLPGNLYNFHPGSHVGQGVEKGIELVADQLNGVLAPDQKTTVLLETMSGKGSELGKTFEELAAIIERVDLKEKLGVCLDTCHVYSAGYDIVNNLDAVLEQFDSVLGLERLHAIHLNDSMTPFSSFKDRHETIGKGSLGEQAFINIINHPSLREVPFFLETPRDDAGHGEEIAWLKEHYRG from the coding sequence ATGCTGTACATCGGATGCCACCTCTCCTCCGCAAAAGGTTACGAAGCCATGGGCAGGGTTGCCCTTTCCATCGGCGCCAACACCTTCCAGTTCTTTTCCCGCAACCCGCGCGGAAGCAAGGCCAAGGCCATTGACGAACCGGACATTGCCCGTTTTCTGAAGCTGGCGGAAGACAACGGCTTCGGCACGCTGCTGGCGCACGCCCCTTATACGCTGAACCCCTGCTCCGCTGACCCCAAAGTCACCCGCTTTGCGGCCCAGGTGCTGAGGGAAGACCTGGAGCTCATGGAGTATCTGCCGGGCAACCTTTACAACTTCCATCCCGGCAGCCACGTGGGACAGGGAGTGGAAAAAGGCATTGAACTGGTGGCAGACCAACTGAACGGCGTGCTTGCTCCGGACCAAAAAACCACCGTTCTGCTGGAAACCATGTCCGGCAAGGGAAGCGAGCTCGGCAAGACCTTTGAAGAACTGGCCGCCATCATTGAGCGCGTGGACCTGAAAGAAAAGCTGGGCGTCTGCCTGGACACCTGCCACGTTTATTCCGCCGGGTACGACATCGTCAACAACCTGGACGCCGTGCTGGAACAGTTCGACTCCGTGCTGGGCCTGGAACGCCTGCACGCCATCCACCTGAACGACAGCATGACGCCTTTCTCCTCCTTCAAGGACCGCCATGAAACCATCGGCAAGGGGAGCCTGGGAGAACAGGCCTTCATCAACATCATCAACCATCCTTCCCTCCGGGAAGTGCCCTTTTTCCTGGAAACGCCCCGGGACGACGCCGGGCACGGCGAGGAAATAGCCTGGCTGAAAGAACATTACCGCGGCTGA